From Monomorium pharaonis isolate MP-MQ-018 chromosome 9, ASM1337386v2, whole genome shotgun sequence, the proteins below share one genomic window:
- the LOC105834586 gene encoding uncharacterized protein LOC105834586 isoform X2, which produces MSARGMSKRAQEPMDQWLAKEGYFRKPTPRDPTCLFRAISEQVYHTQHYHLRVRKECTEFMKKKRHLFWDSVPTSFDYYLNEMKCFTEWGGMLEIQAMSLLYKRDIIVFSGEKQICENITNNSFKKGVLLLCHTEPKQYEPVYPMAFVQSAAYCQSIVYEVVYRYMYQIPNVKTVADRMLNNRTPALRHDRFFQKGNLDIREQLIEDLYKKVKNEHSDTDETQSDWKGAPPIPYKVAKALAPDFYRNIELDIWHELKREVKSAGWNRYNNNELQVGGKCLIEININDLEQCDRNNNKNLHLNLSECGNEISNKIDQQKLKQGFLWLHGYIQEMNSKKDPVLVFIKDLGEKKFVPYDALKPLPLIRKNKPKNLIPINRNHSITSDSDRRWKKSYNSFSRKRKDHTITNETQNDTNKNLLTNNDSNNDVDNINTNNKTGFNEHHDKLPKADENLTLEKHSAENSSNLVTNEDAKTLTAVTFDNHSHSQSTVSSNVMHEITECKKPDVVFKRANNTTRNKTAIKSGNFGHSPQKSSSKPKVLNENYFLPYNGNSQANMCGNPNVSYVVPENIYSCYSYVPGNFPGEHNPNQDHSFTSNAFYNLHLEDTFHGLNPTYYGPVVYGPSHQAMQSLGAPSNAHTPCMQEEIDRLVNDMQKCSLTCNEGATVNAEIPNALHINMNSMQNANQSKQGKNLNGKDSTYQVPQKGKQTATIKGNKIRNRQQNGCGPAYMQYSAHEYGAMISNGSVNPYDPRRHDMHMLQLQQHHGDPMSLQLTPVIAGPANGYALPQYITPNPIFPYHELPPQYTNEGSSGTPLYYFGNGSYMSTPCLSPQHVETATENGAVAPSYPQHFYSATEAYPSNHSLTNCQPMIYSQPMMYPQSMQYHAVTPPSSHVQEQWSPTLGSQPSYVSQCIAPTPGSIVEPSPNGQCTIPKGSL; this is translated from the exons ATGTCAGCTAGAGGGATGTCAAAACGGGCGCAGGAGCCCATGGACCAGTGGCTGGCAAAGGAAGGTTACTTCAGGAAACCTACTCCTAGAGATCCGACTTGTTTGTTCAGGGCAATCAGTGAACAAGTGTATCATACACAACATTATCATCTACGAGTAAGAAAAGAGTGTACGGAatttatgaagaaaaagagacaCTTGTTCTGGGAT tctgTACCAACATCATTTGATTACTATCTTAATGAAATGAAATGTTTTACGGAATGGGGAGGCATGCTTGAAATTCAAGCTATGTCCTTGCTGTATAAAAGAGACATAATTGTATTCAGTGGAGAGAAACAGATATGTGAAAATATCACTAATAATAGCTTTAAGAAAGGAGTTTTGTTACTTTGTCATACTGAACCGAAGCAATATGAGCCCGTTTACCCGATGGCATTTGTACAATCAGCTGCATATTGTCAAT ctattGTGTATGAAGTtgtatataggtatatgtatcAAATACCTAACGTAAAGACTGTTGCGGATAGAATGTTAAACAACCGAACTCCTGCACTTAGACATGACAGATTTTTCCAGAAAGGAAATCTAGACATTAGAGA GCAATTGATtgaagatttatataaaaaagtaaaaaatgaacaTAGTGACACAGACGAAACGCAATCCGACTGGAAGGGAGCACCACCTATTCCTTATAAAGTTGCAAAGGCGTTGGCTCCCGATTTTTATCGCAATATAGAGTTAGACATATGGCATGAATTGAAACGAG AGGTAAAATCTGCAGGCTGGAACAGATACAACAATAATGAGCTTCAAGTTGGCGGAAAATGTCTGATAGAGATTAACATAAATGATCTAGAGCAATGTGACAGAAATAACAACAAAAATCTGCATCTTAATTTATCAGAATGTGGTAATGAGATTAGCAATAAAATTGATCAACAAAAGTTAAAGCAGGGATTTCTTTGGCTTCATGGTTATATACAGGAAATGAATTCAAAGAAGGATCCAGTTTTAGTCTTTATCAAAGATCTgggagagaaaaaatttgttcCATACGATGCTCTGAAGCCATTAcctttaataagaaaaaataagcccAAAAATTTGATACCAATTAATAGAAATCATTCTATTACTTCGGATTCAG ATCGACGAtggaaaaaatcatataattctttttcccgaaagagaaaagatcATACCATAACGAATGAAACACAAAATGacacaaacaaaaatttgttaacaaaTAACGACAGTAATAATGAcgttgataatattaatacaaataataaaactggATTTAATGAACATCATGATAAACTTCC taaaGCAGATGAAAACCTAACATTAGAAAAACATTCTGCAGAAAATTCATCTAATCTTGTGACAAAT gAAGATGCTAAAACCTTAACTGCGGTTACATTTGACAATCATTCTCATTCACAATCCACAGTATCTAGCAATGTAATGCACGAGATAACGGAATGTAAAAAACCTGATGTAGTATTTAAAAGGGCAAATAATACTACTAGAAACAAGACTGCAATAAAATCTGGTAATTTTGGTCACAGTCCTCAGAAGTCGAGCTCGAAACCAAAAGTATTAAATGAGAATTATTTTCTACCTTACAATG gTAACTCACAAGCAAACATGTGTGGCAATCCAAATGTTTCGTATGTTGTCCCAGAAAACATATATTCCTGTTATTCATATGTACCGGGAAATTTTCCCGGAGAACACAATCCGAACCAAGATC attctttCACATCGAATGCTTTTTATAACTTACATTTGGAG GACACTTTCCATGGTTTAAATCCAACCTATTATGGACCCGTCGTGTATGGACCAAGTCATCAAGCCATGCAATCTTTAGGTGCACCATCGAATGCTC atactCCATGCATGCAAGAAGAAATAGATCGTCTTGTTAATGACATGCAAAAATGTTCATTAACGTGCAACGAGGGAGCAACCGTCAATGCTGAGATTCCAAATGCATTGCATATAAACATGAATAGTATGCAAAATGCAAATCAGTCAAAGCAAGGGAAAAATTTGAATGGAAAAGACTCCACATATCAGGTTCCCCAGAAAGGAAAACAAACTGCAACTATTAAAG GCAACAAGATACGAAACCGCCAACAAAATGGTTGCGGACCAGCGTACATGCAATATTCGGCTCATGAGTACGGTGCAATGATTTCAAATGGTTCCGTAAATCCGTATGACCCGCGAAGGCATGACATGCACATGCTACAGTTACAGCAACATCACGGGGACCCGATGTCGCTTCAGTTAACACCTGTGATAGCTGGTCCAGCGAACGGTTACGCATTGCCGCAGTATATAACTCCGAATCCGATTTTTCCGTATCACGAGCTTCCACCACAGTATACAAACGAAGGCAGTTCGGGAACTCCCTTGTACTATTTTGGAAATGGTAGTTACATGTCTACGCCATGCTTGTCACCTCAGCATGTTGAAACAGCTACTGAGAATGGAGCTGTAGCTCCATCGTACCCACAGCACTTTTATTCCGCGACCGAGGCTTATCCATCAAATCACTCGTTAACAAACTGTCAACCGATGATTTACTCTCAGCCGATGATGTATCCGCAGTCGATGCAATACCACGCTGTAACGCCGCCATCGTCACACGTCCAAGAACAATGGAGCCCGACATTGGGGTCTCAGCCCTCTTATGTTTCCCAATGCATAGCTCCGACTCCAGGTTCAATCGTAGAACCGTCTCCTAACGGACAATGTACCATTCCGAAAGGTTCACTTTAG
- the LOC105834586 gene encoding uncharacterized protein LOC105834586 isoform X1 yields the protein MSARGMSKRAQEPMDQWLAKEGYFRKPTPRDPTCLFRAISEQVYHTQHYHLRVRKECTEFMKKKRHLFWDSVPTSFDYYLNEMKCFTEWGGMLEIQAMSLLYKRDIIVFSGEKQICENITNNSFKKGVLLLCHTEPKQYEPVYPMAFVQSAAYCQSIVYEVVYRYMYQIPNVKTVADRMLNNRTPALRHDRFFQKGNLDIREQLIEDLYKKVKNEHSDTDETQSDWKGAPPIPYKVAKALAPDFYRNIELDIWHELKREVKSAGWNRYNNNELQVGGKCLIEININDLEQCDRNNNKNLHLNLSECGNEISNKIDQQKLKQGFLWLHGYIQEMNSKKDPVLVFIKDLGEKKFVPYDALKPLPLIRKNKPKNLIPINRNHSITSDSVDRRWKKSYNSFSRKRKDHTITNETQNDTNKNLLTNNDSNNDVDNINTNNKTGFNEHHDKLPKADENLTLEKHSAENSSNLVTNEDAKTLTAVTFDNHSHSQSTVSSNVMHEITECKKPDVVFKRANNTTRNKTAIKSGNFGHSPQKSSSKPKVLNENYFLPYNGNSQANMCGNPNVSYVVPENIYSCYSYVPGNFPGEHNPNQDHSFTSNAFYNLHLEDTFHGLNPTYYGPVVYGPSHQAMQSLGAPSNAHTPCMQEEIDRLVNDMQKCSLTCNEGATVNAEIPNALHINMNSMQNANQSKQGKNLNGKDSTYQVPQKGKQTATIKGNKIRNRQQNGCGPAYMQYSAHEYGAMISNGSVNPYDPRRHDMHMLQLQQHHGDPMSLQLTPVIAGPANGYALPQYITPNPIFPYHELPPQYTNEGSSGTPLYYFGNGSYMSTPCLSPQHVETATENGAVAPSYPQHFYSATEAYPSNHSLTNCQPMIYSQPMMYPQSMQYHAVTPPSSHVQEQWSPTLGSQPSYVSQCIAPTPGSIVEPSPNGQCTIPKGSL from the exons ATGTCAGCTAGAGGGATGTCAAAACGGGCGCAGGAGCCCATGGACCAGTGGCTGGCAAAGGAAGGTTACTTCAGGAAACCTACTCCTAGAGATCCGACTTGTTTGTTCAGGGCAATCAGTGAACAAGTGTATCATACACAACATTATCATCTACGAGTAAGAAAAGAGTGTACGGAatttatgaagaaaaagagacaCTTGTTCTGGGAT tctgTACCAACATCATTTGATTACTATCTTAATGAAATGAAATGTTTTACGGAATGGGGAGGCATGCTTGAAATTCAAGCTATGTCCTTGCTGTATAAAAGAGACATAATTGTATTCAGTGGAGAGAAACAGATATGTGAAAATATCACTAATAATAGCTTTAAGAAAGGAGTTTTGTTACTTTGTCATACTGAACCGAAGCAATATGAGCCCGTTTACCCGATGGCATTTGTACAATCAGCTGCATATTGTCAAT ctattGTGTATGAAGTtgtatataggtatatgtatcAAATACCTAACGTAAAGACTGTTGCGGATAGAATGTTAAACAACCGAACTCCTGCACTTAGACATGACAGATTTTTCCAGAAAGGAAATCTAGACATTAGAGA GCAATTGATtgaagatttatataaaaaagtaaaaaatgaacaTAGTGACACAGACGAAACGCAATCCGACTGGAAGGGAGCACCACCTATTCCTTATAAAGTTGCAAAGGCGTTGGCTCCCGATTTTTATCGCAATATAGAGTTAGACATATGGCATGAATTGAAACGAG AGGTAAAATCTGCAGGCTGGAACAGATACAACAATAATGAGCTTCAAGTTGGCGGAAAATGTCTGATAGAGATTAACATAAATGATCTAGAGCAATGTGACAGAAATAACAACAAAAATCTGCATCTTAATTTATCAGAATGTGGTAATGAGATTAGCAATAAAATTGATCAACAAAAGTTAAAGCAGGGATTTCTTTGGCTTCATGGTTATATACAGGAAATGAATTCAAAGAAGGATCCAGTTTTAGTCTTTATCAAAGATCTgggagagaaaaaatttgttcCATACGATGCTCTGAAGCCATTAcctttaataagaaaaaataagcccAAAAATTTGATACCAATTAATAGAAATCATTCTATTACTTCGGATTCAG tagATCGACGAtggaaaaaatcatataattctttttcccgaaagagaaaagatcATACCATAACGAATGAAACACAAAATGacacaaacaaaaatttgttaacaaaTAACGACAGTAATAATGAcgttgataatattaatacaaataataaaactggATTTAATGAACATCATGATAAACTTCC taaaGCAGATGAAAACCTAACATTAGAAAAACATTCTGCAGAAAATTCATCTAATCTTGTGACAAAT gAAGATGCTAAAACCTTAACTGCGGTTACATTTGACAATCATTCTCATTCACAATCCACAGTATCTAGCAATGTAATGCACGAGATAACGGAATGTAAAAAACCTGATGTAGTATTTAAAAGGGCAAATAATACTACTAGAAACAAGACTGCAATAAAATCTGGTAATTTTGGTCACAGTCCTCAGAAGTCGAGCTCGAAACCAAAAGTATTAAATGAGAATTATTTTCTACCTTACAATG gTAACTCACAAGCAAACATGTGTGGCAATCCAAATGTTTCGTATGTTGTCCCAGAAAACATATATTCCTGTTATTCATATGTACCGGGAAATTTTCCCGGAGAACACAATCCGAACCAAGATC attctttCACATCGAATGCTTTTTATAACTTACATTTGGAG GACACTTTCCATGGTTTAAATCCAACCTATTATGGACCCGTCGTGTATGGACCAAGTCATCAAGCCATGCAATCTTTAGGTGCACCATCGAATGCTC atactCCATGCATGCAAGAAGAAATAGATCGTCTTGTTAATGACATGCAAAAATGTTCATTAACGTGCAACGAGGGAGCAACCGTCAATGCTGAGATTCCAAATGCATTGCATATAAACATGAATAGTATGCAAAATGCAAATCAGTCAAAGCAAGGGAAAAATTTGAATGGAAAAGACTCCACATATCAGGTTCCCCAGAAAGGAAAACAAACTGCAACTATTAAAG GCAACAAGATACGAAACCGCCAACAAAATGGTTGCGGACCAGCGTACATGCAATATTCGGCTCATGAGTACGGTGCAATGATTTCAAATGGTTCCGTAAATCCGTATGACCCGCGAAGGCATGACATGCACATGCTACAGTTACAGCAACATCACGGGGACCCGATGTCGCTTCAGTTAACACCTGTGATAGCTGGTCCAGCGAACGGTTACGCATTGCCGCAGTATATAACTCCGAATCCGATTTTTCCGTATCACGAGCTTCCACCACAGTATACAAACGAAGGCAGTTCGGGAACTCCCTTGTACTATTTTGGAAATGGTAGTTACATGTCTACGCCATGCTTGTCACCTCAGCATGTTGAAACAGCTACTGAGAATGGAGCTGTAGCTCCATCGTACCCACAGCACTTTTATTCCGCGACCGAGGCTTATCCATCAAATCACTCGTTAACAAACTGTCAACCGATGATTTACTCTCAGCCGATGATGTATCCGCAGTCGATGCAATACCACGCTGTAACGCCGCCATCGTCACACGTCCAAGAACAATGGAGCCCGACATTGGGGTCTCAGCCCTCTTATGTTTCCCAATGCATAGCTCCGACTCCAGGTTCAATCGTAGAACCGTCTCCTAACGGACAATGTACCATTCCGAAAGGTTCACTTTAG